One Neovison vison isolate M4711 chromosome 2, ASM_NN_V1, whole genome shotgun sequence genomic window carries:
- the C2H1orf167 gene encoding LOW QUALITY PROTEIN: uncharacterized protein C1orf167 homolog (The sequence of the model RefSeq protein was modified relative to this genomic sequence to represent the inferred CDS: deleted 1 base in 1 codon; substituted 1 base at 1 genomic stop codon), translating into MELRPDASHKENVPPRPAVPLRPEQRRFLKSRDVGRGSDHGRWVRASQAQRGGPAITPSPGAVLCQEPCRVQTNLAGQWSPGLSPVPKGTAGQLMNASLQQQSNLQPPTGTPRGRTREFAIQQSNLTMRGTSSAQGRSPISHRLWPHLTPQGRPRPRGSLACPWSSLRRSQLLATDTSGPDVQPDAGFGPFSGHTRPGSRPWCGLGSWPSRLRGKPLTLEDLTVPVQNQVWTPSQIAVLQLLASVRHLERAVNRLRCQVCQEPSNGQVIPAHPPPSQPVLPRMGGRSTYLPGLGETAHFPETQGTQAALSDSRASRKPASLETTLGILTGDFLDSKQGVFQAKPLRQGENFSPGPTYGSGQRGMPRLPRGAGSKEARLCSSAGSGTPWGVPPRREGGEVTPQEQVREEEERAASCPPDAAPARIIVQVEARGGWAWELGDPRRAPCGNSHGQFAATTLLGSWQWLSRYFRAWWHLVQKCQAEAAAVALGRQQLLHRGLWALRRAPRLGEAQLEVAWRRHTQALLAQSFQKWRTRTLQQKQGQPHVQTGPGPPPSEAGQGQGPSERKPVADPIRRSSGTGQVAVAAVITTSTSTFSWLPRCFGAWQKFMLRAARYRDCLARRRAGTLRLCLQQWMWMKQLRASDGAKVTQLSLCRQKAGNTALCSSAPGEATAQGLGVLARAQGLPPEQGRGSLQEACKRLALHRVLLLWRTRLSQRQRADSFLQDMRRQVIQRILRGWHLRVWGPSTPSDSARTTLAPELLGSIPGGEPLLDGSPPRSLLEKASRTPTFLETLPLSLLWASGQRQRAQCLLPWQARAQQSRGAARRHQSTLQRRTLLSWSHWATAQGAQRELAVAWAWNRSCRAALGLWRRRLAQGREMERSHGPEHRVLVSSEPSIGGQQSLHARYRTWVQVHLRALRGSVFQDWRQAAARQRRPGPSPERRLLHSRFQAWRGIKRDTGVVPAMGASQDGPRKAVGATFATXQDARAAKAWVQKWHVARASVAHCRSYVPGGPGAPAAEQGPGPAGLRSVTSGSGPVLRGLLAGRRESGPVPDPAGG; encoded by the exons ATGGAGCTGAGACCTGATGCTAGCCACAAGGAGAATGTGCCCCCCAGGCCCGCAGTGCCCCTGAGGCCAG AGCAGCGGAGATTCCTGAAGAGCCGAGATGTTGGCCGGGGCAGTGACCATGGCCGGTGGGTGCGCGCGAGCCAGGCCCAGAGGGGAGGGCCTGCCATCACCCCCTCCCCGGGGGCCGTGCTGTGTCAGGAGCCTTGCCGAGTCCAGACCAACCTGGCTGGACAATGGAGCCCCGGCCTGAGCCCCGTCCCGAAGGGCACAGCTGGCCAGTTGATGAATGCAAGCTTGCAACAGCAGAGTAACCTGCAGCCCCCCACCGGCACGCCCCGGGGAAGGACAAGAGAGTTCGCCATCCAGCAGAGTAACCTGACCATGAGGGGGACCAGCTCGGCTCAGGGCAGAAGTCCCATCAGCCACCGCCTCTGGCCCCACCTGACCCCTCAGGGAAGGCCTCGCCCCCGAGGATCCCTGGCTTGCCCATGGTCCAGCCTGAGACGGTCCCAGCTGCTGGCCACAGACACCTCCGGCCCAGATGTCCAGCCTGACGCAGGCTTTGGTCCTTTCAGTGGGCACACACGGCCAGGCTCCAGACCCTGGTGTGGCCTGGGGAGCTGGCCCTCTAGGCTCAGAGGGAAACCCCTCACCCTGGAAGACCTGACCGTCCCTGTCCAGAACCAGGTTTGGACCCCATCCCAAATCGCCGTCCTCCAGCTGCTGGCCTCCGTGCGACACCTGGAGCGCGCAGTCAACCGTCTCAGGTGCCAGGTGTGCCAGGAACCCAGCAATGGCCAGGTAatccccgcccac cccccgcccagcCAACCTGTGCTTCCTAGGATGGGAGGAAGGAGCACCTACCTACCAGGTCTCGGGGAAACTGCGCATTTCCCAGAGACACAGGGGACCCAGGCTGCCCTCTCAGACTCTCGggcaagcaggaagcctgcgtcCCTAGAGACCACGCTGGGGATCCTGACTGGGGATTTCCTTGACTCTAAGCAGGGCGTCTTTCAGGCCAAGCCCCTGAGGCAAGGAGAGAACTTCTCCCCGGGGCCAACATACGGCAGCGGGCAGAGGGGAATGCCCCGGCTCCCTCGAGGTGCGGGCAGCAAGGAGGCCAGACTCTGCTCTTCAGCCGGCTCCGGGACTCCCTGGGGTGTCCCACCCAGGCGGGAAGGAGGAGAGGTGACTCCGCAGGAGCAGGTCCGCGAGGAGGAAGAGAGGGCGGCTTCTTGTCCGCCGGACGCAGCCCCAGCAAGGATCATCGTGCAGGTGGAGGCCAGAGGAGGCTGGGCATGGGAACTGGGGGACCCCCGGAGGGCTCCTTGCGGGAACTCTCATGGCCAGTTCGCTGCCACTACCCTGTTGGGCAG CTGGCAGTGGCTCTCCAGATATTTCAGAGCGTGGTGGCACTTGGTGCAGAAATGCCAGGCAGAGGCTGCCGCGGTGGCCCTGGGCCGCCAGCAGCTGCTTCACAGAGGCCTGTGGGCGCTTCGCCGGGCTCCGAGGCTCGGGGAGGCCCAGCTGGAGGTGGCGTGGCGGCGACACACTCAGGCCCTGCTGgcccagagcttccagaag tgGAGAACCCGGACTCTACAGCAGAAGCAGGGGCAGCCCCACGTCCAGACTGGGCCGGGACCCCCACCCTCTGAAGCAGGACAAGGTCAAGGCCCCTCAGAAAGGAAGCCAGTGGCAGACCCCATCAGGAGAAGCAG TGGCACAGGGCAGGTGGCTGTCGCTGCCGTCATTACTACGAGTACTAGCACCTTCTCTTGGCTCCCCAGGTGCTTTGGGGCCTGGCAGAAGTTCATGCTAAGAGCCGCCCGGTACCGGGACTGCCTGGCCCGCCGCCGGGCAGGGACCCTGAGGTTATGTCTGCAACAGTGGATGTGGATGAAACAGCTCCGGGCCTCAGATGGAGCGAAGGTGACCCAGCTGTCCCTTTGCCGCCAGAAGGCGG GGAACACGGCCCTCTGCAGCTCGGCGCCCGGAGAGgccacagcccagggcctgggaGTCCTGGCTCGGGCCCAGGGGCTGCCCCCGGAGCAAGGCAGGGGCTCCCTGCAGGAAGCCTGCAAGAGATTGGCCCTGCACCGGGTGCTGCTGCTCTGGAGGACACGGCTGTCCCAGCGCCAGAGGGCTGA CTCCTTCCTCCAGGACATGAGGCGGCAGGTGATTCAGCGTATCCTGAGGGGGTGGCATTTGAGGGTGTGGGGTCCAAGCACCCCGTCAGACAGTGCCAGGACCACCTTGGCCCCAGAGCTCCTGGGCAGCATCCCGGGAGGGGAGCCGCTGCTGGACGGCAGCCCACCCCGAAGCTTACTAGAgaag gCTTCCAGGACCCCCACCTTCTTGGAGACCCTCCCACTGAGCCTTCTGTGGGCATCTGGGCAGCGGCAGAGGGCACAGTGCCTTCTGCCCTGGCAGGCGCGGGCTCAGCAGTCCCGGGGTGCAGCGAGGAGGCACCAGTCTACCCTGCAGAGGCG CACCCTCCTCAGCTGGAGCCACTGGGCCACAGCCCAAGGGGCCCAGAGAGAGCTGGCGGTTGCCTGGGCCTGGAACCGGAGCTGCAGGGCCGCGCTGGGCTTGTGGCGGCGGCGGCTGGCGCAGGGGCGAGAGATGGAGCG GAGTCACGGGCCTGAGCACCGAGTCCTGGTGTCCTCAGAGCCCAGCATTGGAG GGCAGCAGTCCCTGCATGCCAGGTACCGGACGTGGGTGCAGGTACATCTCCGGGCCTTGAGGGGGTCCGTGTTCCAGGACTGGCGGCAGGCGGCAGCTCGTCAGAGACGCCCAGGGCCCTCCCCAGAGCGGCGTCTACTTCACAG CCGTTTCCAGGCCTGGCGTGGAATCAAAAGAGACACAGGGGTGGTCCCGGCCATGGGAGCTTCTCAGGATGGCCCGAGAAAGGCCGTGGGGGCCACATTTGCCACGTGACAGGATGCCCGAGCAGCCAAGGCCTGGGTACAGAAGTGGCATGTGGCCCGGGCCTCCGTGGCCCACTGCAGAAGCTACGTGCCGGGGGGGCCGGGTGCACCGGCAGCCGAGCAGGGCCCGGGCCCAGCAGGCCTTCGTAGCGTGACGAGCGGCTCTGGGCCGGTGCTGCGAGGCCTGCTGGCGGGCAGAAGAGAGAGTGGCCCCGTGCCAGACCCAGCGGGTGGGTGA